The Zingiber officinale cultivar Zhangliang chromosome 2A, Zo_v1.1, whole genome shotgun sequence genomic sequence aatttacttggtatccacctcaagatgaggtgactaatctaaggatccacacataagcacactctccactatcaaaTATACTCCTAGGAATAATTTGGAGGTGGAAAAACCTCATACAAGCTCACACAAGAGTACAACTTGAAACAATAAGTAAATGTATAAAAAATACAATGAAGGACACCTCTTGTTTTGATCTCTTGTTGATGAAGATGCCTCTGGACTAGTtggaaagtgcagcaacacttgtcttccaACCTCAAAGTCTGGCGAACAATAGTGGAGAAGAATCGTGTAAGCATTTTAGCGTTTGAACCTCGTCGTCTCCTTTATAGTTCGTGCTttagggcttccaatcgattgagcttactccccaatcgattgccacatcagatcCAGCCGATCCCAGTCATCTGAAACTCGCAACCTGCACAATGACCAtatcccaattgatcggttgattgattggggCATCTGgatcgattaactgatcgatccagatattTTCTGTGCTCTCACAGAAGACCCCTAGATTGATTGACCAATCTATTCCGGTTGCCTCGCATCATCGCGAGAAAACTAGctccaatcgatctatggatcgattggagtagccctaatcgatcaactaatcgatttgGAGGCCTTTTGTGCTCACATGatttcctctcaatcgatcaccttaTTGATTGAGATTCTCGCATCAAAAACACACTgcccaatcgatccacttatcgatTGGGCTTTGggtcaatcgatcacctgatcgattagcCAACCcaaacttgcttaactcaagtctagggttcccacgtccatcatccggtcaaccgtgatctgttgggactcctcattgcctaccatccggtcaaccttgacctgccgggactttatcaccaagtgtccgatcaatcctttgattcACTTgaacttaccgtctcatgccaagtgttcggtcctccatgacccatatggacttccaaacaccagataTTCGATCAgccttgacccacctgaatttccacatgcctggcttcactcaccagggctttttatcacctgacttcattcactaggattttccctctGCCTatggtttttcacctggctttactcaccaggatttccctctgcctagctttactcgtTAGTGcttttcacttgacttcactcactaggatttttctcactgcttcactcactagggctttcgaATTTGTCTGGTTTctctcaccaagactttccacaccaagtgtctggttaacattgacccacttgaattttctgTTTCTTCCAACATTTCCattggtcttgcccttgcctaacctccagttaggacttccccgtcaagtattcagtcaaccttgacctacttgactcttctagtcAACCTTTGATCATCAATCTCCCATATGAACAATTACACTTGCAatttccatatattgtcaaacatcaaaactcaaataccatgactcaagtttgagtcaacacaagcttagtcaacctgaccAACTTTGACCAAGGGAAAATTTTACCAACATGAATATGTTCCATAATTTTTTCGAGCTAAATTAGAACTCATAATATTTTGTTTGGTTATTCATGAGCCACTCGCAAGTCAAACTCAAACtgaaccatatttattttttataattttaatgtaAATATGCTCAAATTAAAGTTTGAATAATCGAACCGAACTCGAATTTATGTCATTTTGAGCTATAGTTCAATTCTGCTTGAATTAAGGTTCAAACAACTCAACCCAAACTGAAGCTCAAATTTCATTTCGAATTTAGTTCGAGTCATAATCATTTATATTTTTAAGTATATATAAAATTTGATTATGCTGATGCTTTAATCTATTGACTATAGAGGTTTCATTCTGGATGGTGACCGGAGAAAGACAAGCTGCACGAATTCGAGCATTATACCTGGAAACTATACTTAAACAGGATATAGCCTTCTTTGATAAGGAAATGACTAGTGGAGAAGCAATGCAGAGAATGTCTGGAGACACATTACTCATTCAAGAGGCTATTGGTGAAAAGGTAAGATCGATGCATACATAAGACTTTGCAATTTTAATTcctaaataactaaatagaaacacaGATATCTGAAACAGGTGTGACATGAGAAAATCTTAGTTTGAATGATATCTTTAATGCTAAATTGAATCTATTGCTCGAACATCCGATCCAGTGCCATGTTATCTCCTGATTTGGCCCTGATTCAACTGATTAATCTTTTTAATAACATCCAGTGCCATTAACTCTCTCACTCATTTTGAATCCAGGTTGGGAAGTTCATACAACTCATGTCCACTTTTGTTGGTGGCTTTATCGTTGCATTTCTAAAAGGGTGGCTTCTAGCACTTGttatgctttcttgtttgcctTCCATTATCATTGCTGGTGCAACCATGACATGGGTGATAACAAAATTGTCCAGCCGTGGGCAAGCGGCATATTCTGAAGCAGCCAATATTGTGGAACAGACCATTGGGTGCATCAGAACTGTAAGTACTTGCCTAAGTTTGCTTATTTATGTTGCATCCCATATCTGTAGCTAAATCCTTTCTATGTTATGATCAAGGTTGTCTCATTCACTAGTGAAGAACGCTCAGTTGAACTATACAAGAAGTccataaaaactgcatatagatCTTTTGTTCAGGAAGGTGTAGCTTCTGGCTTGGGAATTGGTGTTCTTGTATTGGTTGTGTTTTGTAGCTACGGGATGGCTACTTGGTATGGCGCCAAACTGATCATAGACAAAGGTTACAATGGTGGAATGGTGATCAATGTGATGATTGCAATTATGGTCAGCGGAATGTAAGCTTGATAAATTAATAGTatattagaatgttttcatgTCATTGGTGAAGGGCATGAACACATCTTTGTCTATCTGGATTAagttttctatgatttttttgtaaCAGGTCTTTGGGTGAGACGTCGCCATGTATCAGTGCATTTGCAGCTGGTAGAGCTGCAGCTTACAGAATGTTTGAGACAATCAAAAGGAAACCTGAAATTGATTCTAACAGTACAAGTGGAATCGTCTTGGAAGATGTTAAAGGCAAGATTGAACTGAAAGATGTGCACTTCAGCTATCCAATGAGGCCCGAGCAACTGGTATTTAATGGATTGTCATTGTGTGTTCCGAGTGGAACCTCAATGGCCATAGTTGGAGAAAGTGGATCCGGAAAATCCACTGTGATTAGTCTCATAGAGAGATTCTATGATCCTCAAGCAGGTGAAGTGCTGATAGATGGCATCAACCTGAAGACCCTGAGACTCCGACATATACGAGAAAAAATTGGATTAGTAAGTCAGGAGCCTGTTTTGTTCGGAACAACTATCAAGGAGAACATTGCATATGGGAGGGAAAATGCAACACTTGAAGAAATAAAAAGAGCAAGTGAGCTTGCTAATGCTGCAAGATTCATTGACAAGTTCCCCAATGTATGCGGTTTAACCGAGTCAACAAGATTTcagaaaaattcatcttattTTTCATGTTGATACAACATAATCTTCTCTTATTATGCTATTTTGAATTTATGACCAGCTCTTCTTCTTGCACACAGGGTCTGGATACAACAGTTGGTGAGCATGGAACACAGCTCTCTGGTGGACAAAAACAACGGATAGCAATTGCCAGAGCAATCCTCAAAGATCCCAAGATCTTGTTACTTgatgaagcaacaagtgctttaGATACAGAATCTGAGAGAATAATTCAAGACGCATTAAGTAGGATCATGTCAGAAAGAACTACAATAATTGTAGCACATCGCTTGAGCACTGTGAGGAATGCTGACACCATAACTGTTCTGCACGAAGGAAAAGTTGTAGAACAAGGTTCAATTCTCAGAAACCTCCTCAATTTTTCTCTGCAAGTTTGAACTAAAATGTATGTTAACATTGGTTTTGTTTGACAAACTCACTTGAGCAGGTTCTCATTCAACTTTAATAAAAGATTCCAACGGTGCTTACTCTCAACTCATACGTTTACAAGCGATTCACCGAGAAGAAGAGAATTCAACTGAGAATGAAAGGCGTGGACCAAAGATTGATGCTACAAAATCTAATAGTGCATCCTTTGGACGGATATCCCTAAACAGATCGTGTAGCAGAGGTTCTTCATTGGGTGGGAGCAGTCGTCACACTTTTAATTTAGGATTTGGTCTGCCTGGCTCTGTTGATGTACAAGATGGAAATTTTATGGTAGAGGAAGATAAAGAAAGGTTGACTGGTCATGATAAGCTTGGCAAGAACACCCCCGTCAGGAGACTTGCTTATCTCAACAAGCCAGAGACACCAATTCTGATTTTGGGATCCATTGCATCAGCAGTGTATGGAGTAGTCTTCCCAGTTTTTGGAATTCTCATTTCTAGTTCAATAAAGACATTCTTTGAGCCAGCACATGAACTACGAAAGCATGCGAGATTTTGGGCATTGATGTACCTGATCTTGGGCCTCATTGCTTTGCTTTCTTCGGCATTCCAATATTTCTTCTTTGCTATTGCGGGCGGAAAGTTGGTTGAGCGCATCCGTGCTTTATCATTTCAGAAAGTTGTTCACCAAGAAATTGGTTGGTTTGATGAACCTTCAAATTCGAGGTCAAATCCCAACAGCTTAAGATATTTCTATTAGAAGAATTGCAGAATTAGCTTTCAATGTAAAAGGCAAAACGCTAAGTCATCTATATCATTTTTCATTTGCAGTGGCGCAATTGGTTCAAGGCTATCAGTAGATGCTGCAATTGTTCGAAGTCTCGTTGGAGATAACTTGGCCATGATGGTGCAGAGCATATCGACAGTTACTGCAGGGATTGTTATTGCGCTAGTCGCAAACTGGAGACTAACTCTAATTATTATTGTTGTCATACCTCTGGTGGGTTTTCAAGGTTATCTTCAAATAAAGTTCTTGAAGGGCTTCAGCGCAGATGCTAAGGTACAAGCTCCTCAAATGCTAGCTATTGCCAAAACTTAATTTTTGTACTAATTAATTAATCGATGTGAGTTTCCAGGCTATGTATGAAGAAGCTAGTCAAGTGGCAAGTGATGCAATCAGCAGTATACGAACAGTTGCCTCTTTTTCTGCTGAAAGAAGGGTGATGGACGCATACAAAGAGAAATGTGAAGCTCCCTTGAAACATGGCATTCGTCGAGGGATTGCCAGTGGTTTAGGCTTTGGCTTCTCATCCATGATACTTTATTTCACATATGCCCTTTGCTTTTACGTCGGAGCAAGATTCGTCAAAAACGGCTTGGTCGATTTTAATGAAATTTTCAGAGTGAGCAACATGCAAATATAGCACAGTTTT encodes the following:
- the LOC122041017 gene encoding ABC transporter B family member 4-like isoform X1, with amino-acid sequence MGEESQKRALVEEEEDNNNKKKKKKKEKDEQYVAFHRLFAFADTRDMVLMVVGTISAVANGMAMPMMTLIFGQIINAFGDATRDTVLHQVSEVVLKFVYLGLGTSVAALLQVSFWMVTGERQAARIRALYLETILKQDIAFFDKEMTSGEAMQRMSGDTLLIQEAIGEKVGKFIQLMSTFVGGFIVAFLKGWLLALVMLSCLPSIIIAGATMTWVITKLSSRGQAAYSEAANIVEQTIGCIRTVVSFTSEERSVELYKKSIKTAYRSFVQEGVASGLGIGVLVLVVFCSYGMATWYGAKLIIDKGYNGGMVINVMIAIMVSGMSLGETSPCISAFAAGRAAAYRMFETIKRKPEIDSNSTSGIVLEDVKGKIELKDVHFSYPMRPEQLVFNGLSLCVPSGTSMAIVGESGSGKSTVISLIERFYDPQAGEVLIDGINLKTLRLRHIREKIGLVSQEPVLFGTTIKENIAYGRENATLEEIKRASELANAARFIDKFPNGLDTTVGEHGTQLSGGQKQRIAIARAILKDPKILLLDEATSALDTESERIIQDALSRIMSERTTIIVAHRLSTVRNADTITVLHEGKVVEQGSHSTLIKDSNGAYSQLIRLQAIHREEENSTENERRGPKIDATKSNSASFGRISLNRSCSRGSSLGGSSRHTFNLGFGLPGSVDVQDGNFMVEEDKERLTGHDKLGKNTPVRRLAYLNKPETPILILGSIASAVYGVVFPVFGILISSSIKTFFEPAHELRKHARFWALMYLILGLIALLSSAFQYFFFAIAGGKLVERIRALSFQKVVHQEIGWFDEPSNSSGAIGSRLSVDAAIVRSLVGDNLAMMVQSISTVTAGIVIALVANWRLTLIIIVVIPLVGFQGYLQIKFLKGFSADAKAMYEEASQVASDAISSIRTVASFSAERRVMDAYKEKCEAPLKHGIRRGIASGLGFGFSSMILYFTYALCFYVGARFVKNGLVDFNEIFRIFFCLTVATIVSSNTSALGPDTTKAKASAASIFSIIDRKSNIDSSSGEGVVLTNVMGDIEFLHVMFKYPARPVQIFTDLCLTISSGKTVALVGESGCGKSTAIALLERFYDPDSGSISFDGIDIKMLKVKWLRQQMGLVSQEPVLFNDTIRANIAYGKEGAVTEEEIVAAAEIANAHHFVSGLPQGYETLVGERGIQLSGGQKQRVAIARAILKNPKVLLLDEATSALDAESEHVVQEALDHAMVGRTTLIVAHRLSTIKGANTIAVLKNGVIVEKGSHETLIDRKDGVYASSVSLYMSSS
- the LOC122041017 gene encoding ABC transporter B family member 4-like isoform X2 — encoded protein: MGEESQKRALVEEEEDNNNKKKKKKKEKDEQYVAFHRLFAFADTRDMVLMVVGTISAVANGMAMPMMTLIFGQIINAFGDATRDTVLHQVSEVVLKFVYLGLGTSVAALLQVSFWMVTGERQAARIRALYLETILKQDIAFFDKEMTSGEAMQRMSGDTLLIQEAIGEKVGKFIQLMSTFVGGFIVAFLKGWLLALVMLSCLPSIIIAGATMTWVITKLSSRGQAAYSEAANIVEQTIGCIRTVVSFTSEERSVELYKKSIKTAYRSFVQEGVASGLGIGVLVLVVFCSYGMATWYGAKLIIDKGYNGGMVINVMIAIMVSGMSLGETSPCISAFAAGRAAAYRMFETIKRKPEIDSNSTSGIVLEDVKGKIELKDVHFSYPMRPEQLVFNGLSLCVPSGTSMAIVGESGSGKSTVISLIERFYDPQAGEVLIDGINLKTLRLRHIREKIGLVSQEPVLFGTTIKENIAYGRENATLEEIKRASELANAARFIDKFPNGLDTTVGEHGTQLSGGQKQRIAIARAILKDPKILLLDEATSALDTESERIIQDALSRIMSERTTIIVAHRLSTVRNADTITVLHEGKVVEQGSHSTLIKDSNGAYSQLIRLQAIHREEENSTENERRGPKIDATKSNSASFGRISLNRSCSRGSSLGGSSRHTFNLGFGLPGSVDVQDGNFMVEEDKERLTGHDKLGKNTPVRRLAYLNKPETPILILGSIASAVYGVVFPVFGILISSSIKTFFEPAHELRKHARFWALMYLILGLIALLSSAFQYFFFAIAGGKLVERIRALSFQKVVHQEIGWFDEPSNSSGAIGSRLSVDAAIVRSLVGDNLAMMVQSISTVTAGIVIALVANWRLTLIIIVVIPLVGFQGYLQIKFLKGFSADAKAMYEEASQVASDAISSIRTVASFSAERRVMDAYKEKCEAPLKHGIRRGIASGLGFGFSSMILYFTYALCFYVGARFVKNGLVDFNEIFRIFFCLTVATIVSSNTSALGPDTTKAKASAASIFSIIDRKSNIDSSSGEGVVLTNVMGDIEFLHVMFKYPARPVQIFTDLCLTISSGKTVALVGESGCGKSTAIALLERFYDPDSAKSRYYSMTQFEPT